GGCAGCCCCGCCGTCCCGAAGGAGCCGGTCGAGCTCGGCGCCGTGACCGACGTCCCGGTCGGCGGCGCGAAGCTCTTCCGCGAGCGCAAGGTCGTCGTCAGCTGCCCGGCGGAGGGCCAGTACAAGGCCTTCAGCGCCCAGTGCACCCACGCCGGCTGCGTCCTGGACAAGATCGTCGAGGGTGAGGGCAACTGCCCCTGCCACGGCAGCCGCTTCGACGTCACCACCGGCAAGGTCCTGCGCGGCCCGGCCACCGACCCGCTGCCGGCCGTCCCGGTCAAGACGGAGAACGGCAGGCTGATCGCCGGTTAGCCGGGGCCGCCACCGGGAGCCGGGAACTCAATCCCAGTCCCAGGCGATGCCCAGGATCCCGCGGCGGACCGTCTGCTCCACCAGGTGCACCGCGCGGTGGCGGCCGCTCGGGGTCAGGTCGCAGAGGGCGGTGCGGGGGGCCTCGGGGCCGGTGCGGGCGAAGCGCCGGCAGCGCACCGGCAGGGCCGCCTCGTCGAAGCGGACCTGGAGCATGTACTGCCCGCCCGCGTAGCTGAAGCCGCGCACGTACTCCGCGCTGCGCCCGCCCGTGCCGTCCTCGATCCCGTATCCGAAGACGTACGTGTCCCCGCGCCGCAGCCGCGCGTCGAACAGCAGCTCCGCCACCACCACCCGGGCCTCCGGGTGGCAGCGCACCCGGCCCGTGCGGCAGTTCTCGTACGCCGCCACCTCCACCCGCGTCGCGTCGCAGCCCGGGTCTCCGTGGTGGATGGCGAGGTAGCGGTCGACGCCGTCGCGGTGGGCCCGGACGATCTGCTGCGACTCCCGCCCGCGCAGCTCACCGTCGGGACCGATGCGGACCCGCTCGTGGTGGCCGACCGAGTGCAGACCGCCGTCCGCCGGGAGGTCCATCCCGGCCAGCAGCTGCTCCACCGCCGCGCCGACGCTCACCAGCGCCCGGTACGAGCGGGCGGCCGGGCGGCCCGGCCCGCCGGTGTGCGCGGGGTCGGCCAGCAGCCGCAGCAGGGCGCCGTCCGGCAGCTCCAGGATCTCCTCCAGGGCGGATACCGCCCGCAGGGACTCGGGGTGGCGCGGCCGGCGGGCCCCCTGCTGCCAGTAGCTGAGGCTGGTCACCCCGAGCTTGATGCCGCGCGCCGCGAGCCGGTGCTGCACCCGGTGCAGGGGCAGGCCGCGGGCGGCGAGGGCGGCGCGCAGGGCGAGGTGGAAGGGGCCGCCGCGCAGCAGTTGACCGAGTTCGGCCGGGTCGCGGGTCGGCCGCATCGCGACTCCTCTGTGAACGTTCACACGCGCCGGGGTGGGGGGCCGGGCCGGTGGTTCGGGGGGACCAGGTGGAACGGCAGTAACCGTTCACACCGCAGCCCCACCGTTCACACTGCAATGTCACCGCGTATTGAAGCGTGTTGACCTGATCGCGACAACACCCCGATGCTCCTCCACAGCGTCCGGACGCGCTCCCCCCCACTTCCCACCTCGGGTCCCCACCTCGGGAGGAACGCGATGCGCAACAGAAACAGACGGCTGCCCCTGGCCGCCCTGCTCTCCGCCCTGCTCCTCGTCCTGCTGCCCGTCGGCGCCGGTACCGCCACCGCCGCCGACGCGGGTACCGGCACCGGCACCGGCACCGAGAGCGCGGCGCTGGCGTACAAGCGGCTCGACATCACCATGCAGGCACAGCAGAAGAACAACTGGTGCTGGGCCGCCGGCGGCAACACCATCGCCACCTGGTTCGGCCGCAACTACAGCCAGAACCAGTTCTGCAACGCCGCCTTCAACCGCCAGCAGGGCACCGAATGCCCCAACAACCAGGCCACCCTGGGCAACGTCCAGACCGCCCTGCGCTGGGCCGGCATCAACTCCGGCAGCTACGTGACCGGATGGCTCCAGTACTCCACCGTGCAGACCGAGATCAACAACAACCGCCCGGTCGAGACCCGCATCCAGTGGTCCAACGGCGGCGGCCACATGCACGTGATCTACGGCTACGACACCGCCAACAGCTGGGTCTACTGGGGCGACCCCTGGCCGTCCAGCGACCGCTACAACTGGGCCTCCCACGCCTGGTACGTGGACAACAGCACCTTCTCCTGGACCCACTCCCTCTACCGGATCGGGGCGTGAGCGCCATGAAGCTGCGCGCCTCCGCCTCCGCCGCGGTCCTCGCGGCCGCCTCCGTACTCGTCCTCGGCGGGCAGGCCTTCGCCGCCGGCCCCGTACCGCAGCCCCAGACCGCCACCGCCGAGAACAGGGCGGCCGCCCACGAGGCCGCCGCGGCCCCCGACACCCTGGCCACCCTCTCCCGGTTCTTCGCCCGCGAGGGGAAGGTCTCGCTCACCGCCGCCCAGCCGCGCATCGAGGGCGAGGCGATCCCCGTGAGCCACCTCTCCCCGGACTTCGTCGCCGGGAAGGCCGGCGCGCCGGTGGCCCGGCTGGAGTTCCTGGCCAGCCGGGCGGTCTCCTCCGACGGCCAGCAGGCGGCCCTGTGGACCGCCAGGACGGAGGCCGGCTGGCAGGTGGTGAACATCGCCACCGGCGACGACGAATTCCGCTACGCGCGGCTCGGCGCCGCGAAGCTCCCCGGCGGGACGGTGTTCCGCGAGCCGCAGATCGACGGTTGGTACGTCACCCAGGGCGACCGGGTCCTGCCGCTGGACGAGGACGCCGTACGGGCCGTGGGCGACCGGGGCACGACGGTGGCCGGGTACCGGGCCAGGGTGACGAAGGCGTACGGGGACAAGCTGCCGGGGTCGGCGTACGCCGACGGGGGCAGGGCGGGGGGCTTCGAATCCCCGGGCGGGGAGTCCGGCGGTTCGCCGGTGGCGGTGACCGCCGGGGCGCTGGCGCTGGGCGCCGCCGGGGGCGTCGTCCTGCTGTTGCGGCGCCGCTCCGCCGCCGGGGCGTAGCCCCGCCCCCCCGTAGGGTCCGGCCGCCGTTGCGGGGCCGGGCCCTGCGGGGCTGGTCCCCTACCCGCCCTTCCACCGTTCCTCCCCCAGCTACCGCTGGGAGGTGCCCCCAGGGGCTCCGCCCCAGACCCCGCGCCTCAAACGCCGGCGAGGCTGGGTTGGGGCGGCGGGGATGGATGGGGCGGTGGGGCCGGGGCGTGGGTCACGGTGGTACGGGTTGTTGTCGGAGCGCGCCAGTAGGGTGGTTGGCATGGCCGACCCTTCCAGCTACCGTCCCGAGCCCGGGCAGATTCCCGACTCCCCGGGGGTCTACAAGTTCCGCGACGAGCACCGCCGGGTGATCTACGTCGGGAAGGCCAAGAGCCTGCGCCAACGCCTGGCCAGCTACTTCCAGGACATCGCCGGCCTGCACCCCCGTACCGCCACCATGGTCACCACGGCCGCCTCCGTCGAGTGGACCGTGGTGTCCACCGAGGTCGAGGCGCTCCAGCTCGAGTACTCCTGGATCAAGGAGTTCGACCCCCGGTTCAACGTCAAGTACCGGGACGACAAGAGCTACCCCTCGCTCGCCGTGACGATGAACGAGGAATACCCCCGGGTCCAGGTCATGCGCGGGCCCAAGAAGAAGGGCGTGCGCTACTTCGGCCCGTACGGGCACGCCTGGGCGATCCGCGAGACCGTCGACCTGATGCTGCGCGTGTTTCCGGTGCGGACCTGCTCGGCCGGCGTGTTCAAGCGCTCCGCGCAGATCGGCCGCCCCTGCCTGCTCGGCTACATCGGCAAGTGCTCCGCGCCCTGCGTCGGCCGGGTCACCCCCGAGGAGCACCGCGAACTCGCCGAGGACTTCTGCGACTTCATGGCGGGACGGACGGGGACGTACCTCTCCCGGCTCGAGAAGCAGATGCACGAGGCCGCCGAGGAGATGGAGTACGAGAAGGCCGCCCGGCTGCGCGACGACATAGGGGCCCTGCGCCGCGCGATGGAGAAGAACGCCGTCGTGCTCGCCGACGCCACCGACGCCGACCTCATCGCCGTCGCCGAGGACGAGCTGGAGGCGGCCGTGCAGATCTTCCACGTCCGCGGCGGCCGGGTCCGCGGCCAGCGCGGCTGGGTCACCGACAAGGTCGAGGCCGTGGACACCGCCGGGCTCGTCGAGCACGCCCTCCAACAGCTGTACGGGGAGGAGCAGGGCGAGTCCGTCCCCAAGGAGGTGCTCGTGCCCGCGCTCCCCGAGGACGCGCCCGCGCTGGGCCAGTGGCTCGCCGAGCGGCGCGGGTCCCAGGTCAGCCTGCGCATCCCGCAGCGCGGGGACAAGAAGGCCCTGATGGAGACCGTCCACCGCAACGCCCAGCAGTCCCTCGCCCTGCACAAGACCAAGCGCGCCAGCGACCTCACCACCCGCTCCCGCGCCCTGGAGGAGATCGCCGAGGCCC
The Streptomyces sp. NBC_00091 genome window above contains:
- a CDS encoding Rieske (2Fe-2S) protein, with the protein product MSASQSAARRTVLKGAAALAGTVGAGTALSACSTETNSGAGSPAVPKEPVELGAVTDVPVGGAKLFRERKVVVSCPAEGQYKAFSAQCTHAGCVLDKIVEGEGNCPCHGSRFDVTTGKVLRGPATDPLPAVPVKTENGRLIAG
- a CDS encoding papain-like cysteine protease family protein; this translates as MRNRNRRLPLAALLSALLLVLLPVGAGTATAADAGTGTGTGTESAALAYKRLDITMQAQQKNNWCWAAGGNTIATWFGRNYSQNQFCNAAFNRQQGTECPNNQATLGNVQTALRWAGINSGSYVTGWLQYSTVQTEINNNRPVETRIQWSNGGGHMHVIYGYDTANSWVYWGDPWPSSDRYNWASHAWYVDNSTFSWTHSLYRIGA
- the uvrC gene encoding excinuclease ABC subunit UvrC; translation: MADPSSYRPEPGQIPDSPGVYKFRDEHRRVIYVGKAKSLRQRLASYFQDIAGLHPRTATMVTTAASVEWTVVSTEVEALQLEYSWIKEFDPRFNVKYRDDKSYPSLAVTMNEEYPRVQVMRGPKKKGVRYFGPYGHAWAIRETVDLMLRVFPVRTCSAGVFKRSAQIGRPCLLGYIGKCSAPCVGRVTPEEHRELAEDFCDFMAGRTGTYLSRLEKQMHEAAEEMEYEKAARLRDDIGALRRAMEKNAVVLADATDADLIAVAEDELEAAVQIFHVRGGRVRGQRGWVTDKVEAVDTAGLVEHALQQLYGEEQGESVPKEVLVPALPEDAPALGQWLAERRGSQVSLRIPQRGDKKALMETVHRNAQQSLALHKTKRASDLTTRSRALEEIAEALELDSAPLRIECFDISHLQGDDVVASMVVFEDGLARKGEYRRFQIKSFEGQDDVRSMHEVVSRRFRRYLQEKLKTGEWAPEEGEPEGGPEDDGRPRRFAYPPQLVVVDGGQPQVAAAKRALEELGVDDVAVCGLAKRLEEVWLPGEDDPVVLPRTSEGLYLLQRVRDEAHRFAIQYQRNKRGKRLKAGPLDEVPGLGESRRLALVKHFGSVKKLRQATIDQICEVPGIGRKTAETVAAALARAVPAGPAVNTATGEIIEDEAPAPTGGGPSQRWLGETSSERGTAP